The following coding sequences lie in one Vitis vinifera cultivar Pinot Noir 40024 chromosome 19, ASM3070453v1 genomic window:
- the LOC100262877 gene encoding transcription factor JUNGBRUNNEN 1, with protein MDATMDDEQVVLPGFRFHPTDEELVSFYLRRKIEKKPISFELIKQTDIYKYDPWDLPKNSSVTDKEWYFFCKRGRKYRNSIRPNRVTGSGFWKATGIDKPIYSVQGRAHDCIGLKKSLVYYRGSAGKGTKTDWMMHEFRLPADQKNTTPHSATAADEEVEIWTLCRIFKRNVSYRKSTPDWRETSAKRKPTNSRPKTGNMDSENWEGYISFGAPEALDNEKKLFVGHNMNERNQFHVVSEPESCSSVLSDEAREFLVHGNWDEIVPAMDCAFDPYYF; from the exons ATGGATGCTACCATGGATGATGAACAAGTTGTGCTTCCAGGGTTTCGGTTTCATCCCACAGATGAAGAACTCGTTTCATTTTATCTTCGGAGAAAGATAGAGAAAAAGCCCATCAGTTTTGAACTCATCAAACAGACGGATATCTACAAATACGATCCCTGGGATCTTCCAA AGAATAGTAGTGTTACAGACAAGGAGTGGTACTTCTTTTGCAAAAGAGGGAGAAAGTATAGGAATAGCATACGACCCAATAGAGTTACGGGGTCCGGATTTTGGAAAGCAACAGGCATAGACAAGCCGATATATTCTGTTCAAGGACGAGCACATGATTGCATTGGACTCAAGAAATCATTAGTATACTACCGTGGAAGTGCAGGAAAAGGCACCAAAACTGATTGGATGATGCATGAGTTTCGTCTCCCTGCAGACCAGAAAAATACTACTCCTCACAGTGCCACGGCTGCTGATGAAGAAGTT GAAATATGGACGCTTTGTCGGATTTTTAAGCGAAATGTGTCATACAGAAAGTCGACACCAGATTGGAGAGAAACATCTGCAAAACGCAAGCCAACAAATTCAAGGCCTAAAACAGGCAATATGGATTCAGAAAATTGGGAAGGTTACATAAGTTTTGGAGCTCCGGAGGCTCTTGATAACGAGAAGAAGCTTTTTGTTGGTCACAATATGAATGAAAGAAACCAGTTCCATGTGGTTTCAGAGCCAGAGTCATGCTCAAGTGTTTTGAGTGATGAGGCTAGGGAGTTCTTAGTACATGGCAACTGGGATGAGATTGTCCCAGCCATGGACTGTGCTTTTgatccttattatttttaa
- the LOC100268026 gene encoding transcription factor JUNGBRUNNEN 1, with protein MSSTDTVKDDDLPGFRFHPTDEELVSFYLRRKIEKQLISLEFIKQIDIYKYDPWDLAKNNNTVTDKEWYFFCKRGRKYRNSVRPNRVTGSGFWKATGIDKPIYSAEGQGHGCIGLKKSLVYYRGSAGKGTKTEWMMHEFRLPADQKNAQAADEEVEIWTLCRILKRNMSSRSARPGWRDASAKRNPTNTRPKICNVDSDNWEGYTSFGAPVGAHNEKKPVHGHNVEERNQLHVGSEPESCSSVLGNEAREFFTHGNWDEIVSAMEHAFDPNHL; from the exons ATGAGTAGTACGGATACAGTTAAGGATGATGATCTTCCTGGATTTCGGTTTCATCCCACAGATGAAGAACTTGTTTCCTTTTATCTTCGTCGGAAGATCGAGAAGCAGCTAATCAGTCTTGAATTCATCAAGCAGATTGACATCTACAAATATGACCCCTGGGATCTTGCAA AAAATAACAATACTGTTACAGACAAGGAGTGGTACTTCTTTTGCAAAAGAGGGAGAAAGTATAGGAATAGCGTAAGACCGAATAGAGTCACGGGGTCTGGATTTTGGAAGGCAACAGGCATAGACAAGCCAATATATTCAGCTGAAGGACAAGGCCATGGCTGCATTGGACTCAAGAAATCACTAGTATACTACCGCGGAAGTGCAGGAAAAGGAACCAAAACTGAATGGATGATGCATGAATTTCGCCTCCCAGCAGACCAAAAAAATGCCCAGGCTGCTGATGAAGAAGTT GAAATATGGACACTATGTAGAATTTTGAAGAGAAATATGTCAAGTAGGAGTGCAAGACCGGGTTGGAGAGATGCATCTGCAAAACGCAATCCAACGAATACCAGACCTAAAATATGCAATGTGGATTCGGACAACTGGGAAGGTTACACTAGTTTTGGAGCTCCGGTGGGTGCTCATAATGAGAAGAAGCCTGTTCATGGTCACAATGTAGAAGAAAGGAATCAGTTGCATGTAGGTTCAGAGCCAGAGTCATGCTCAAGTGTTTTGGGTAATGAGGCTAGGGAATTCTTCACACATGGAAACTGGGATGAGATAGTATCAGCCATGGAGCATGCTTTCGATCCAAATCATCtgtaa
- the LOC100257751 gene encoding transcription factor JUNGBRUNNEN 1, translated as MDATMDDEQVVLPGFRFHPTDEELVSFYLRRKIEKKPISFELIKQMDIYKYDPWDLPTNSSVTDKEWYFFCKRGRKYRNSIRPNRVTGSGFWKATGIDKPIYSVQGRGHDCVGLKKSLVYYRGSAGKGTKTDWMMHEFRLPADQKNTTHNATTADDEVEIWTLCRIFKQNVSYRKSTPDWRETSAKRKPTKSRPKTGNMDSENWEGYISFGAPEALDNEKKLFVGHNMNERNQFHVVSDPESCFSVLSEEAREFFTNRNWDEILSAMDYDFDPYHF; from the exons ATGGATGCTACCATGGATGATGAACAAGTTGTGCTTCCAGGGTTTCGGTTTCATCCCACAGATGAAGAACTCGTTTCATTTTATCTTCGGAGAAAGATAGAGAAAAAGCCCATTAGTTTTGAACTCATCAAACAGATGGATATTTACAAATACGATCCCTGGGATCTTCCAA CGAATAGTAGTGTTACAGACAAGGAGTGGTATTTCTTTTGCAAAAGAGGGAGAAAGTACAGGAATAGCATACGACCCAATAGAGTTACGGGGTCCGGATTTTGGAAAGCAACAGGCATAGACAAGCCGATATATTCTGTTCAAGGACGAGGACATGACTGCGTTGGACTCAAGAAATCATTAGTATACTACCGTGGAAGTGCAGGAAAAGGCACCAAAACTGATTGGATGATGCATGAGTTTCGTCTCCCTGCAGACCAGAAAAATACTACTCACAATGCCACGACTGCTGATGACGAAGTT GAAATATGGACGCTTTGTCGGATTTTTAAGCAAAATGTGTCATACAGAAAGTCGACACCAGATTGGAGAGAAACATCTGCAAAACGCAAGCCAACAAAGTCAAGGCCTAAAACAGGCAATATGGATTCAGAAAATTGGGAAGGTTACATAAGTTTTGGAGCTCCAGAGGCTCTTGATAACGAGAAGAAGCTTTTTGTTGGTCACAATATGAATGAAAGAAACCAGTTCCATGTGGTTTCAGATCCAGAGTCATGCTTTAGTGTTTTGAGTGAGGAAGCTAGGGAGTTCTTTACAAATAGGAATTGGGATGAGATCTTATCAGCCATGGACTATGATTTTGATCCATATCATTTTTAA